Genomic segment of Microbacterium sp. M28:
CTCGACCTGCTCGGCGAGCAGACGCTGCAGGTCGGCCTCGACGCCGTCCTTCTGCAGGCCGGGGTCGATGCCGAGGTCGTGGTTCGTGTCGTGCAGGATCTCGTAGATCTGCACGCGCAGGGCGTCACCGGTCTTCTTGTGGGTCACTCGCCAGACCTCCACGACACCGGCGGAGGACTCCTCCTCCCCCGGTTCCTCGGTCGCCAGCGAGCAGGGCGGGCTCATCCAGTTCAGCGGTTTGTAGCTGCCGCCGTCGGAGTGCACGAGCAGGCTGCCGTCGCCCTTGTGCACCAGCAGGCGCGTGGCGAGCGGGAGATGGGCATTGAGCCGACCGGTGTAGTCGACCGAGCAGCGGGCGATGACGAGACGCACCCGTCGAGCCTACTTCGTCCTCACGGCGTCGGAGTCCGTCTGGCGACCCGCTCGGGCAGGTGGAGCGTGTCGATGATCGGACGCCACAGCGGGGTCGTGTGCCACCGCACCTGCAGACCGGCGTCGTCGCGCACGAGGATCACTCGATGAGGGGATGACGGCACGACCACATGCACGAGTACGGATCCGTCGGTCCGGCGCTCGCCGCGCCCGGCCACCAGGAGCGACGCGTCGCCGGCCCCGAGCGTCGCGCGCGTCCACGCGTCAGGCCCGACATCGATCGCCCCAGCATCCGGGATCGTGAGCCGCCACCGATCGGTGCCCGCGTCGTCGAGCGTCCAGCCCTCAGCATTCTCGACCGGATCCGTCGACGCGAGCAGGTCGCGCGCGGACCATGAGTCCAGGCCCTCCGCGCCGAGTTCGACGCTCTCCCCCTCGACCGGGGAATCGGAGAATGCGTCGACGAGGCGCAGCAGCGCATCGAGCGTGCGGTGGGCCTCGGTGGTCGCGCCCTGATAGGCGATCGCGATGCCGCGCTCGGGGACGACGACGCCGAACTGTCCGTAGGCGCCGTCCAGGCGGTAGCCTCGGCGGCTGAGCCAGAGCTGGTAGCCGTAGCCGCGTCCCCAGTCGCCGAGCTCGGATTCCGGATCCGCGGGGTCGCGGGTGTCCGACCACGGCTCGACCGCATCCTGGACAAACGAGACGGGGACGACCTGGCGACCCCCGAAGCGGCCGCCGTCCGCGAGGCAGATCGTGAGTCTGGTCAGGTCCTCGACCGTCAGGTGCAGGCCGGAGAAGCCCTGGTCGAGGCCGTCGAGCGGTATCCACCATCGGGGTCCGATGCCGAGCGGATCGAGCAGCCGCGGCCGCAGGAAGTCGGAGAGAGATTCCCCGCTGACGGCCGTGACGATCGCCGAGAGCGTGAAGCTGGCCGGCGAGTTGTAGGCGAAATGGGTGCCTGGTGCGAAGTCCCCGGGGATCGTGAGCAGTGACCGGACCGAGAACGGCAGCTCCGTCGTCTGCTCGCGGCTGTGCCCGGTGTTCATCGTCAGGAGGTGCTTCACGGTGATGCCGTGCGGGTTCGGCTCATCGAGGTAGCGATCCACGGGCGCGTCGACATCGATCAGCCCGTCGTCCGCCAGGAAACCGATCGCGATGGCCGTGAACGTCTTGGAGACCGAATAGACCAGTGCGGGGGTCTCGGCATCCCACGGCGCCCAGGTACCCCGGAACAGCACGTGGCCGTGGCGGGCGATCAGCAGCGCATGCGGGTCGAGACCGCCGGCCTCGAGCTCGTCGATCAGACGGCGCAACTCCGCGGTGCGCAGGCCGTGCGCCTCCGGGGCTGCGGTGGGCAGGGCGGTGGCGACGGAGGTGGTCTCGGCGGGCATCTTCGCTCCAGTTCTCGGACGATGGCGGGGTGGCGGTGGTCAGACGGTGGCAGGGGGTGCGGTGGAATCTCGCACGACGAGTTCGGTCATCAGATCCACGCGCGTGGAACTGGGCGTACGGCCCTCGGCGAGGGTGAGCAGCATCTGCGCGGCCAGGCTGCCCATCTCGCGCAACGGCTGGTTGACGGTCGTCAGCGGCGGGCTCATCCACTCGGTGATCGGCAGGTTGTCGTAGCCGACGACCGAGAGATCCTCGGGGATGCGCAGGCCGTGCTCCCGTGCGGCGCGGGCGATGCCGATCGCGACGTCATCGGACCCCGCGAAGATGGCGGTCGGCCGAGCGGGTCCCGCCAGCATCTCCCTCGCATGATGGAATCCGGAGCCGGGGGTGAACTCGCCCCAGCGGACGAGCGCCGGGTCGAACGGAAGACCCGCGTCGTCATGCGCGCTGCGGAATCCGTCCACCCTGGCCCGCGAGCACAGCACGTCGGAGGGGCCCATGATCACTCCGATGCGGCGATGACCCAGTCCGATGAGGTGCTGCGTCGCGACGAACCCGCCGTTCCAGTTGTTCGAGCCGACCGTCGGCACATCCGTCGGCGGGTTGCCCTGCGTGTCGA
This window contains:
- a CDS encoding LacI family DNA-binding transcriptional regulator, which translates into the protein MVKARATIADIAAEVGVSVPTVSKVLNGRADVAEATRIRVEQALSRHEYRKPVSSRPTGSRASAPRLLDLVFHEGDNLWAQEIINGVERISGPERVGVVLSGLGGQHRPPQEWIDDVMARRPLGVLLVLSGLDATQRHQLHSRAIPFVVLDTQGNPPTDVPTVGSNNWNGGFVATQHLIGLGHRRIGVIMGPSDVLCSRARVDGFRSAHDDAGLPFDPALVRWGEFTPGSGFHHAREMLAGPARPTAIFAGSDDVAIGIARAAREHGLRIPEDLSVVGYDNLPITEWMSPPLTTVNQPLREMGSLAAQMLLTLAEGRTPSSTRVDLMTELVVRDSTAPPATV
- the nucS gene encoding endonuclease NucS; the encoded protein is MRLVIARCSVDYTGRLNAHLPLATRLLVHKGDGSLLVHSDGGSYKPLNWMSPPCSLATEEPGEEESSAGVVEVWRVTHKKTGDALRVQIYEILHDTNHDLGIDPGLQKDGVEADLQRLLAEQVELVSEGATLVRREYPTAIGPVDLMVRDAAGAAIAVEIKRRGDIDGVEQLTRYLELLGRDPHLAPVQGVFAAQEIKPQARVLAEDRGIRCLVLDYEAMKGIESGVPRLF
- a CDS encoding serine hydrolase domain-containing protein, coding for MPAETTSVATALPTAAPEAHGLRTAELRRLIDELEAGGLDPHALLIARHGHVLFRGTWAPWDAETPALVYSVSKTFTAIAIGFLADDGLIDVDAPVDRYLDEPNPHGITVKHLLTMNTGHSREQTTELPFSVRSLLTIPGDFAPGTHFAYNSPASFTLSAIVTAVSGESLSDFLRPRLLDPLGIGPRWWIPLDGLDQGFSGLHLTVEDLTRLTICLADGGRFGGRQVVPVSFVQDAVEPWSDTRDPADPESELGDWGRGYGYQLWLSRRGYRLDGAYGQFGVVVPERGIAIAYQGATTEAHRTLDALLRLVDAFSDSPVEGESVELGAEGLDSWSARDLLASTDPVENAEGWTLDDAGTDRWRLTIPDAGAIDVGPDAWTRATLGAGDASLLVAGRGERRTDGSVLVHVVVPSSPHRVILVRDDAGLQVRWHTTPLWRPIIDTLHLPERVARRTPTP